The DNA window CCAAAGCTAACGTCCTTAACCAGAATGCCCTCGATTCGGACGATTCGCTCCTGCGCGGGTTCAATCCAGACCGAGCCTTCCATGCCGCGGTACATTTGCGTTTCGCGATCTTTTGGGGAAAAATCCGGATCGGGACGGAAATTGAAGCGGAGCAGGCCCTTCTCCACGCCTGCATAGTCAAAGAAGAACGCTTTCGGAAAGGCCCGTACGATCCTGATGCGGCGCTGCGTTTCGCTTTTCTGGTCTTTCAACTCATTCTTAATCGCGTCCCGGTCGGACAAAAGTTTTTCCAGCCGGTGCTGCTGCCTGGCCTGCTGCTCTGGCGAGAGCGGCTCGCCGTTGAACAGCACGATTCGGTCTGCGCGACCTTCGGCGGTTTCAATGACTGAGCGTGTTTCGGAGCCCCAATTCCAGTCCAGCCGCTCCTGGTAGCGATACGGTTTGGGATTTTCAAGCTCAGCTCGCTCGTGTTCTGAGGCGCGTGCGATGAGCGCAAGTTGCTCCTCAGATGCGGGATGGGGTGATTTTTGCGCCAGAGCTGTACCCGGCAAAAGCCCGAAGCACAGCAGTAGGTACAGGGCAGACTTTATCCTGGCGATCTTGAAGCTTTGCGGATAATTGCTGATCGCGCTTTCAGCGGGTCGCGACATTACGGCTCAATCGCTTGTTTTAGAGTGGCTTTTACGCGAATGGCCTGAAGGCTGGAAGAGTCCCAGCCGCCACCAAGGGCTTTCACCAGACTCACAGAAGTGACCAGACGCTGGCCGAGGATCTGGGTGGCCAGGCGTTGGGCTTCCAGATAAGTCTCTTGAGCATTTATCACGTCAAGGTAGGTAACCAGGCCGCCGGTATATCGATCATTAGCGATCTGCAGCGCCCGTTGTGACGCGTTTACGGCCTGCTGCTGGGTTTCCGCAGCTTCAGCCAGCACGCTCAGCCCGGAAAGCGAGTCTTCCACTTCCGAGAAAGCCGTTAGCACGGTCTGCCGGTAATTTGCCACAGATGCGCCATATCCTGATTTGGCAAAATCCACTTCAGCGCGCCGGCGTCCGCCGCTCAGGACCGTTTCCGCCACGTTGGCGCCAAGCGCCCAGAAGCCCGTGGAAGCGCCAACGATGCTGCCGAGCGCGGTATTCTCGAACCCGCCTGCCGCAGAGAGATTGATGCCGGGATAGTAAGCGCTCTTGGCGACGCCAATCTGCGCGTTTTCGGCGGCCATCTGCCGTTCAGACTGAGCGATGTCCGGACGGCGCTCCAGAACATCTGATGGCACGCCGATTGGCACTACTGGCGGAGCCAAAGCCAGAGGCTTAACCGGCACACTGAAAGCCGAGGCAGGAACTCCGACCAAAGCAGCAATAGCGTGCTCAAATTGTGCCCGCTGCCGTCGCAAGAGCGTAGCCTGCGTGCGGGTGGAATTCAGCAGCGTTTCCTGCTGAGCGACGTCCAGCCCGGAAGCGATGCCGCCTGTATGGCGGTTTTGCACCAGCGTTAACGATTTGTTCTGATATTCCACGGACGAATTCACGACCGCTATTTCAGCATCGAGTTCACGCAGTGAGAAGTAGTCAACTGCCAACTCTGAGGTAATCACCAGACGCACATTTTCCAGAGCGGCAGCGGACGCCTGATATGTGGCATTCGCGGACTCTACGCTTCGCCTTACACCGCCAAAAAGATCAGCTTCCCACGTAAGGTTGAAAGGAATCAGGAAATCGTTCGATGTCGTTGGAGCCGTCAAAGGAATACCAGTCGTGGTCGGCCTGCCGGCGGAATTCCGAGCGCGTTGGACAGCAACACCCGTATTCAGATGAGGGAACAATCCTGACTGAGTGATTCGGGCCGAAGCTCGCGCCTGTTCCAACTGGTAGTGAGCTACTTCTATAGTCTGGTTCGACTTGAGCGCCTGCGCTTCATACTGATCGAGTTCGCTGTCAGCGAACGTGGTCCACCAGTTGCCCTTGGGGATGGAGTCTTTGGGATCGGCGGCGCGCCATGGCGGCTGTTCCTTCCAGGCAGGAGCGGTTGCCACGTCAGGCCGGTGATAGTTGGGACCGACAGCACAGCCAACCAGGAAAAATAAGAAGGCTGCGCTGCTTAAAAAGAGAACACGTCTTTTTACAGGGGCTAAAGCCCAAGTCAATTTAAAGTTTTTACGGCACGACTGAAGTCGTGCCCTGACACTTGTCGCGTGACCATTGGGGTTTCCATCCATCTTTACAGCGAAGCGAACCAAACCAAGCCTCACGATTTCGCTCCGCCTCCAGCACCGGCTTTGATGTTGACTTCCTGCCCTTCCTCCAGGGAGTCCGCCGGATTCACCACAATCTGGTCGTTAGGATCGAGCCCGTCAAGAATTTCGACCTTTATACCGTAGTCGCGGCCAATGTTGATGGCCTTAAGATGGACTTTATGATCGGAGCCCACAACGGCCACGCGGGGACCTTCCGACCGAAAAAGCAACGCATTCACGGGAATCGACAAGCGGGTGATCTGCACAGGGACGGCGAAATGGACTTCCGCATATGAGCCGGGCAGGAGGTGTCCATCGGGATTAGGCACATCAATTTCGGTAAGCAGGGTGCGCGTCGCCGGGTCAATGGCATCCGCAGTGCGTACCACTTTACCGGTAAACTTCTGGCCCGGATATTCGTGCAGCTCAATATAAGCCGGAAGCCCCGCGTGGATGGATGGCGCATTGTTTTGCGGCACACTGACAAAGACGCGCAAAGGATCAAACTGCGCGACGTCGAACAATTCCTTGCCGGTGCCGGAACTCCCCGCGGTGATCAGTGCGCCAACATCAGTATTGCGGCGGGTGATCACGCCGGAAATCGGCGAGTAAACATG is part of the Terriglobia bacterium genome and encodes:
- a CDS encoding efflux transporter outer membrane subunit gives rise to the protein MTWALAPVKRRVLFLSSAAFLFFLVGCAVGPNYHRPDVATAPAWKEQPPWRAADPKDSIPKGNWWTTFADSELDQYEAQALKSNQTIEVAHYQLEQARASARITQSGLFPHLNTGVAVQRARNSAGRPTTTGIPLTAPTTSNDFLIPFNLTWEADLFGGVRRSVESANATYQASAAALENVRLVITSELAVDYFSLRELDAEIAVVNSSVEYQNKSLTLVQNRHTGGIASGLDVAQQETLLNSTRTQATLLRRQRAQFEHAIAALVGVPASAFSVPVKPLALAPPVVPIGVPSDVLERRPDIAQSERQMAAENAQIGVAKSAYYPGINLSAAGGFENTALGSIVGASTGFWALGANVAETVLSGGRRRAEVDFAKSGYGASVANYRQTVLTAFSEVEDSLSGLSVLAEAAETQQQAVNASQRALQIANDRYTGGLVTYLDVINAQETYLEAQRLATQILGQRLVTSVSLVKALGGGWDSSSLQAIRVKATLKQAIEP